The following is a genomic window from Engraulis encrasicolus isolate BLACKSEA-1 chromosome 13, IST_EnEncr_1.0, whole genome shotgun sequence.
TAAACACTGAATGCAAATCCCAAAAGGGAGGCCTCGCTCACCTTCCTTGACCAGGTTCTCGTTGAAGAGGCTGCTGAGAATGGCAGCCGATATGTTCCCATTGGCCAGGAGAATCCCTGTCAGCATGGCCAGCTTGTTGCGCTCAGACTCCGTGAATCCCTTCAGAAACAGCAGCAACTGCAGGGggagaaaaaataataatgataaaggtTTTAGGAAAACGTTAACAAAACAGTTTTTCAAGCCATATAGATGACATGTTCTTTAATTAACGAAGATCACCAaccttcttcatctcctcctcgaAGCCTTTCTCCAGGTACTTGTAACGCCTGATCAGCTTGTTAAAAACCTGGGGTCAACAACACAAAGTACACTTCATTATACAAAAACTAATGCAACTCCACGCCATTTCAAATGTAAAACCTGTGGACCACACAGCCCAGGCCTCAGTTCACAATTGGCATTGGCATCTGCCTCATAGTCACCCAACTAAAGTAGCCAGACAAATCTCATGGCATTTTTGTCAGACACCATCACGTTCAAGTACTATGCCCAAATTGTGCTCAGAAGAAGTTGCAGGGCACTGCTGACTTGTCGAATACACTGGTACTTGTCGAATCTAAATATATGATGCTCTTTGCTGCCATCAATTCCAGCCTACCTGGGCATACTACCCTAAATTGCCATCAATTCCAGCCTACCTGGGCATATGCCTGCATGGTGTCCAGGTCCTCTTGTGCCGTGAAGACACAGAACTCGGTGCGGGTCATGTCGTCTGCCAAAGTTCCTCCTGGGGCTATAAGGAGTGAGATTAATACATAGTCTGACAGAGGCACCACCACATGCCTTCAGAGATAACACACAAAAACCATTTGCTTTAACTGGAAatgatttaattaaaaaaatacccaGCATTCCGCCGGCCACCAGGATGTCGAAGAGTGTCTCGGCATATCGACGGTAGTCGAGCTTGGCACCAGAGGCATCAAGAAATTTAGCGACAGCTTCCAAATCTGTGCCAGATTGATTTAGGCCTTGTACAATGCTTTCCTGAAACTGGGTAGGGTCAAACCTCTCCTTTTCATCTGGAAGACAAGTTAGGCACACCAGAGGTTACAGCTCACACACGCCacggattaagtgtgtgtgtgtgtgtatatatgtgtttttTGCAACTCACCTCTTTTCCTAGTTTTAAACCGCTGGCCCGTAAGCGTTGGCTTCTGCTGCTTTTGAGTATTCATAAAAGACGCCCTGTACAGCCAAACAAAGAAGGAAGAATATGGACAAGGAAATGTCCAAAATGAGATGTGTCCACTTAAATAAACAGTGACAATACATGACGCAACAAACGCCTCTATGACATTTTTAAACCTTGTAAGGCACGAGGTGTGAATATGCATTGAGATCAATCAACGTTCTTTGTTTAGACCCAGGAGAAAGTTAGTCGCTACTGGATCACTACATCCGGTAGTTTCTGCGAATGTTTAATAGTCAACTAAGCCTCATCTGTCTGAAATACTGGATCGAGAGGATCCTTACGGACTTGATCGCCGATTCTCAACTGTTGTGAAAACGACCGGGATAATTTTCAAACATATGACACGGTTATCATACAGCTTTATTTAGTAAAATGCTAAGAAACCTTTGTCTGCATTTTAATAGGAGGTAGCCTGAAAGCAAAATGCATTGGTCGTTTGGACCTGATCACGTCCCTTTCTCTGCTCGCTCTGGTAAGATTATTCATTTATATTGTACAACAAACATGCTGCCGACCACTTGCAGCTGCGTGAGGATTGACTACGTTTCACGTTTATTGTAACTGATGGGGATATTTTTGGACTATTAGCCATTATAGCTAACAACGCGCACTTGCTTTGAAGTAATCTAAATAGTGTAGATTCAAAATAAGTTAGTCTTGGTAGGAACATCGTCGATTACGTTAGTGGAAAATTTATATTTATTCCAAGATCCAACTTGGCTAACTTTAAACATCGACTATGCCGTTGTTAGCATCTAGCTAGCATGGGAACTTATGCAAGAGCCAAGTTAACATGTGGCGGTGGCGTTGGCCAAACTTGGGGGCCATTTACGGACGCCTACAGACTTGGTGTTGCAAATGCCAGGTACCTACTTGCAGGCATTTCTGTTCACCATTATTAAATTACAAATAGTAGCCGTTTCAAACACTTGCCGAAACAATTGTTGTTCCGCTGACTAAACGTTTGCGACCCTGATAGCAGCTACCTAGCTAACATCATATTGTCCACTAAATATACGATTAGGTTTACTTCAGCTGAATCAGTGTTCGTTTAAGTGCCATAACATCACTTACGACGACGGTATCAAATCAATTGTATCAAATGTATACACATACAACAACTTACCGACTTGAAATTGCTGCTCAAAAACCGTTGTGGACAACGAAAGACTAGCTATAAACTCACTTCCTGTAATATCGAATGTAGCCGATTCTCAACCACTTATGGACAGCGCCACCGGGCTCTTAAAATTGTGGATCATTCCAATATGTATTGGGGGGGTCACAGAAATTAGGGGAATTAATACGTTGCAAAAAGTATATTGGAACTATAATTTTGACTTAAAAAGCACAAACTCATAAgaaatataaaacaaaacaatacgaGAATAATacctaaataaaaaacacacaaaaacaatataTTTAGTGACACCCTCAGCCCCCTTCCAAGTGTCACAGTTACAACAGTCCAAAATACCTCTGACGTCAAAACGTTCTGAAACGTCGAACAAGTCCAGCCCACATCATCCATAAAacatgagcgagtgagtgagtaaagAGTGTGACAAGACAGTTTGACAACTTTGCTTCCCGTGAAATGTGATTAACTCACAATCACTTAACTTGAATTAGGTCAAGTAATAAAAACTGCTCATCTGATTGTCTGTATGCCCTTCTCTACTATTCTGCCACTAACAACTTGCAGCCAACAAGTCCTTCCTTGGTATAGGCCTACCAGTCATAAAAGCAATTGCCTATAGAAGTTACTGAGCTCAgcctaaaagtaggcctatctgtggtagTGTAACATAAGTACTATAGAACTGTAACTGCTACTGAGAATAATTATGGCTAGGTCAAGGCCATGTGAAATGGGCCTCATTCACAACCCAGCCCCTTCCTTTAGTAAGTCATCATGGTTATGCAGTCATTTATTGTTGTGGAGTGATTTCTCCTGGGTCTACACTGAGCGGTTCCATGCTGTTTTCTCTCACACTTGACAATGGGCCTATTGTAACAAAGTCCCTTGCTTACGTCTCTGTTAGAAATCACTCGCTGCTCATGACAGGTCTATTGTATCAAGGTCTTCTATTGTGGGGTCAAAATAATGTTTCACAGTCTTGCCTTTTAAATCATCAACTTTATTCAAGTTATAGACCAACCTCTGTAATAATCCTTTtggttttttttactgtacagtCCATGTTCATGTCTCCAAAAAGAAACTCTGAGATATTTAGGCCTATGGATTTTCAAGAATGTTGTGTAAGAGTAGGCCTAGGTCCGATTTGAAAATGTTTAAAGAAGCAGAGAGACGAGTGTTTGGAGTTTGGACTGACACTGTATCGGTATTGTATGACATTGGGTAAAAATGTGTGCAATCAGTCAGGAGAACATAAACAAAAGTGGGTTTGGTCTGAGTAAGCACCAAGCACTGGATCTGATGTCCTGTGATAGATTCATTACTCATTTACACAAATGTGAGTGACTGATCATAGGTCTTGGAGCGGAAGGCAttcatgtctctcctctctcctgcttgtTATGCTTCCACACTACGTAGTGAGAAGCAGCCAACGTTGCCAAACGCTCACACCCCAGCGATGAGTCGTTCCTGCTTGTCCGGATTGCGTTGGAGGCACAGTCAGCAGTGGCCTGCAGGCAGCACAAACATTTGAAAAGTGTTACACAACTATCTTATGGATTAAAACAAattaaaacttgtttttttttttacacagataCCACacgtttttcccctctcttttttcaGGAAGTGTCACTGCCTGAGTTAGTTAGTGATGTTTTCACTTGGCATCTTGAGAACGGTCTTTCTGTCTGTGGATCGGGCTAACAGATTTAGGCTATATTAACCCAAGTATCTATGCTTCCCTGAACATATTTATTGTGAGAAAAAGAAACAGCTCAGCAGTTAAGTAATGTCTGGCATAGCCTACTGATGCCAATAACCACAGATACTTAGTCATGCTGGAGGCATGGAAGAGAGGCATCGTGAATTAATTATGAGTCAAATCATGAGTCACTGATTTTATTTCaacatttaatacattttttaGCTGTTCAGCTGCCAGCATCAGCGTTTGAAAGAAACTTATTTAGGATATATGGGGTGCAACATAACAGGTATTAGTTAATTGGTTCTTAACCTCAGTTAGACCCAGGAATGTATTGTCATTTTCAGATGTATGCCTCTCTCCATTCCAATCACATGATCTGAAAGGAGCATTTTTGGCAGTCACAGATTACTTTTGTGCAATTTTTACATTTTAACAGCTGAAGCAAAATAATTATATTAGATAGGCAAATTTTAAAAATGGCTGGGGTCATAATTTGTATTAGAGTGGGCAAAATAGCAACTGCTTAAGAGTGTTTTGGGATGACTGTCATCAATCTTCTAATAAGAAAGGAGTTGATAGCCCACGGACGAATATTACCGGATAACATGTATGAAAGCAATGTCCATGCATACCAATATCTCCTCTTTACAGAATAGTCTACAATTTACTATAAAGTCAGCATACTGTTTACTTAAGATTCAAGGAAATATGAAAGCTGACGTGAGGCAATTTCTTTTGTAATGAGAATGAGGAAGTGACGAAATGAGTGTTGTATTAATAACCATTTTACACAATCTCTTCTGGGAAGACATTCTGGTGATCTGTAATGTACACATTATCCTGTAATTTAAGTTGTCTCAACTTAAATTACAGGATAATGTGTACATTACACACCTGCAATACATACACATGATTATTGAAAACCATGTTAGAAACTCTAAACATTTTAACCTTTACACTTCATTTTCAGGACACAAATGTAGAGAGAGCTTGTCACTGCTTGTAACTACTGGTGCTCCACATTTTTGGAATTTGACAGCAGCTAGGCCTGTTTTATGGCCTGGTTAATTGTAGTAAACTGTAGTAGGCTTAGTCATTCTGTTACCAAGGAGATGTGAGGAACCATATTTGTTAAATGTTGACGTGTTAAAAGTGACAGATGGACACAAAGTGTATTGTGTGTTCTATACTACCAATCTATACCATCAATCAGGACCACAATTCATGATACAATCCAACATCACTACAATCATATCAGTTTGGATTCAGAATTAAAACACAATAGGCTTATACATAttacatacactacaatatgagagagagagagagagagagagagagagagagagagagagagagagagagagagagagagagagagagagagactattgacTGGAGTCTATTGCTAACCTTGTTTGCATCTGTTGGTCGTGTCATTTCATCACTCTTCTGGCCTCATCCATGATGTCAGCCAGGACTCTGGAGTGTGACCATGACATCACAGGACACTCTTTCAACCCCGACAGACAGCAAAACACATACAGAGTTGCACACTGCACTTCACAAACTCTCTAAGCTTAATGACAGTGGCCCATTCTCAATGCCcaatgttctagccttgctaggacgtgaaacgcctagtgattggatactctgtggtgaactccgcggagaaTCCAATCACTGTTCTATTAAGAcaagaacactgggcattgagaacgAGCCAATGATTACACTTCTGCAAGTCCCAGAGTGCAACATTCGTAATAAAATTATGTCTGCCTTGAATTCATGAatattaccaccaccatgaatttGAACTAGGGATGAACATCTTACACAATGGGCCTTAAAATAACCACAGTTTTCTTTCCAAAAGTCCTTTTCTGAAAAGAAGATCAATATAGCCCTCTTACAATAGCACTCTGCAAATAGAAAGACTAGTTACAGTTACTTTAGAAAGACTAATTACAGTTACTTTAGAAAGAATAGTTAGTTACTTTATAGtcaaaagttcaaagatccatgcacagcttctaggtgctgagcgaacctgatgacgcacaaaGGCGAAATGCGTTGTTCGCTCTCAATAGAAGAGCATAAAGTCAAAAGAAGTGTGCGGTGAACTTTTTCCTTTTGAGGTCACTTTACCTTGAAGCAGGCAGCGGCGCGCCTCCTCAGCCTCATAGCGTAGGCCAGCGCTGTGGATGAAGTTGAGGGGCATTGGAGGCTCAGGGAGGGGGTACTCGCTCACCTCCCCGTTTACCTCCACTGTTGTGGGGCACCACATGTGGTCCGGCACCTACAAATGATTGAAAGACCAAATTTTTGTGACAGTTCTACAGGCaggtgagtggaggtgcaaaatgcacaccagaaaaggaggtcTAGTGCTGGCAACCAGGAAAACACTAGCAAGAGGAgagtgacctgaggaaggccgacaggctgaaacgttgtcacattaaaaacttatttatgcaactcgggagtgtgtgTCACAGTTCTACAGACAGGGTCATCAGACTTACAGTGCGTTGAATGCAAGCCTTTCAAAAAGCGGATTTCGACGGATCAATAAACTGGCAAAGTGGCATAGAGTCACTGCATGTGACAAGTAATATGTCAGCAAAAATAAGATTGATTTACGGTACATGTCACTATTGTCAGTATTGAGTCTGAAGTGGAAAGTTACTCGTCACTGACCAGTGCTTTAACTCACTGCCAATGACATCAAGAGACATCATTTCAAATAGTCATTTCAAAGGCCTACAacttaatgtaaaaaaaataagccccatattttaacatgtttacatGTTACAGTTACTCATACAGTATGTGAACTGATCCGGTAGGTGACAAAACTCAATTTTCCTTGGGTCTTGAaaaaaaactcactcaaaatACTGAAAAACATATGGGTATGgggctctctcttttttttctggaaAACAGCCCGCAGCCAATGAGTGGCCTCTACGCCCCAGTACTCAATGTTAGCCTCTAGCTAACTTCTCACagcgtgtactgtatatataatacGGCATTTTCAAATAAatggagtagagtaactttattgatccccagatcTTGACTACGTAGAATGAAAACAAGAAGATGTGATCCTACTTTGATGATGCCCTTTGACCCCTGGATGACAGCATCGTTAGTCAGCATCGTGGAGATGGAGCAGGTGCACACCGCCATCCTCTTGCCAGGAAACTTCAGAACAATAACCATGCTTTCATCAACTCCTGAAGAGCAAAACAATCACAGTAATTGTAAAGTTTATCGATAAAAACAAATCACAATGTTGAGGCATCATAGGTTATAAAAGAGAATGGCATTTGCCTGTGCATTTAAAGTTGATTTCCTGAATTAGCTGACATACTTAAAGCCGTGCTCAAAGAcctgaaactcctatgcacagccagtttcCAGGTGCCGGTTCCAAGTGTAGTTATCAGTAATCCAAGGAAAAAAGGAGAATCATCGCACACAGGTGGACTTAattttgttgcttttttattttgtgaATAAGGAGTCAGCGAAACGGGTTGTTCCcaaaataaaaaagcagcaaaactaagtcaccagtgtgcagtgattcccCTTTTTTCCTTGGATACTTGCAGGATGACTTGATGAAGGAAAATGTTGAGCTCAATTACAGTACTTGAGCCAGGATCCCTATATCAGAGTACATTCAGATCGGCAATATATTTTGGGATGCACTACCTGGAGAGAAATCATTCCCAACCGCATGCACAGACTCTGGCTTCTCCCCGTCGAATGCCATGAGTACAAACTGCAGGCAGTAGACTCCCAGATCCAGAATGGCCCCTCCACCCAGGTCTCTCTCCACCAGGCGAGGGATATGTTTGAGGGGAGCGCCCAGGTTGGCATGCACCATCtgcacctcccccacctcccccgcaGCCAGGCGGCGCCGGATCTCCACTGACACAGGGAAGAAGCGCGTCCAGATGCCCTGATAAACCACAAGCTTACATTACTTGTTTTTGGCTTTTTATACCGATATTTTAAGAGGACAGTCAAGAGAGGGACAGGCAATGAGtggggaggaagagatggggaagggtaggcaaaggacccgggctggaaccGATCCCGGTTCACCAAGCTTGCATTACTTTTTATTAGTCACCAATACCTGATTCAAACTAAATGCCTTATTAAAACTAAAATGTTATAAATAACAAGAATAATGGTGGATAGTGCATAAAATGACCAACTTACCTCCATCATAAAGACATTACTGTTCTGTGCGGTGGAGATGAGCTCTGCCACCTCGACTGCATTCATAGCGAGCGGCTTCTCGATCAGTACACTCCTGCCAGCCGTCATGAAAAGCTGGCCTGCACTCAGGTGGTGAGGATGGATAGTGCCCACGTACACCACGTCTGCAGTCAGACAGtcacacatgacatcacattacattacattagggcagggatggggaacctatgtattGGGGCCTGTTTACGGTCCTccattcacatgaaatatgacgttttgtaaagaaatcttagatattacatttgcaatacatttaaGTTGCATTTTCATGGGACCTAGTTAAGGTGGGGTCTATTGTAaaagtggccaccttcaatataggtctgaagtgcaggaggaaatcctggtttgtgttcatagtacatccCTTAGAAGACTTAATAAAAATGAAAAGCAAGGGTCCAAATCTGCCAGAGACTGTGGAGGGATCCAAAGTCTATGTCCGTAAAGTAACTCCACCATACACAATGGAATTATGACTGATGCACCATACTAAGAATAATAATAttttacatacatatacacaagaCTTTTCATCTAATTTCTGACTTTTCTGACGTATGGCTCTAAGACTGCACAGCCATTTTTACTCACCTATCTCTGGATCTTTGGCCAGCTCTTCATAACTTCCATACACTCGTGGGATGCCATGTTTTTTGGCAAAGTTCTGACTTTGTATGATGTCTCGAGCAGCCACTGCAACCACCTTATTATGAATATAATGAGAAGTGGATTAGTAGCCGCTGCAGCTTTCTATAGCACGGGTTCTCGAAAAGTTAGGCAAAAACACGCCCCACATCTACATTACTGATGAAGACCCCTTTtcaaacattacattatattagcatttagcagatgcctttgttcaaagcgacttactaggagcaatttaaacaaggacaaggtaaggcacagtgtacagttgcaacactgatagcattgtcctataCAGAGCTCTACTGCATGCTTCACCATCAGTGAAGTTTCTGCAAGTTTAGCCTTTTCTcttaaatgtgttaatttgtttggTGACTGCTACTGTCACAACCATAAGATGTCAACACTGtcattttattatatatatataaaagacaGTGTTGGCATCTTATGGTTGTGACGGtagcagtatatatatatatatatatatatatatatatatatatatatatatatactgtatatatataggcctaatttacttttaattgtgtctgacagtGTTTAGAAGTAAGAGCCTATTTATGTAAAAAGTTAAATGTGGAGGTTGTCCCAACACATTGCTGCACAGCCAAAGCCTCTATAGGCCtattttgcatttgattttttttctttccaaattaAAACCTGTTTCAGCCATATTCTCAAGAAACAGTACCCACAGTAGCCTACTTTACACGAAGACTTGATCTAGCTAGATAGACACGTTtacacattacagacacacaaCTCATTATCATGTGGGGTTTGCCACAAATAGGCTATAGGCTGGCTACACTGTGATAATTGTTCACTTTGCTGATGGGCTATGCTGTGATGTTCAACATGGACCCACAAGGACATAAAAGCAGCCAAACAGTGACATCTACTGGCTATGGGCCGATATTAAATGCATCCATTTTAAAAAATCGGGTTCCGTATGCGAGAACTGTAGCCCAGAGCCATAGCTGTGGCCCAATTAAAATTAATAATCAACTCATTATTTCAACAAATTAATTCGATTTCAATTGTGTTTAATTGGTTTGGGTCCCGTGACTGTTTGTGGATCGATAGCTGTAGCCCATTAGGCCTAGGGCCTATCAAATATATTACGGTGACAAACTTGTTTATTTACAAACTTGTTTAGTTGCATTTAACTTCTTAAATGGCCACTAGAACGGATAGCAGGCAATAACATGCGTAAACATTTCCTATAAAACTCCGAAACAATTAATTCGGTTCCGCCCGCTTGACAAGGCAGGTAGCCTGCATGGTTGAAAATATCACCATAACGAAATACAGAAGACGACGACGGGGGTGCCTTGGAAACACCTGACGCACAGTTTTACGCGCGATGTCTGTACCCGTGTTTGCTTCGTGATACGTTGTGTAACACAAACCAACATGTACTCAACACGTCCAGTTGCTGCTGAACTTTTCACTACCGTGTCCTGGATGAATGCATTCGTATACATCAAACTACCTGATGTTCACTCGCAGGCAAGGTCTTCAGTGCCACCACGAAGTCGTGACTGATCTTCCCTGCGCTGCAGATGCCCCAGCGGGTAGCCATATCTCCAGCTGCACGTGGAAGTGAGTACTTGAGAGTGCAAGCAGAGATCCTTTGGTACAAGTAGTGAGGACAATCCTTTTTTTGTATCGCCACAGCTATGGGATTTACGGTAGGCCTTAGCCACCATTAGActtctattacaaagagtgaattaaacatttggtaACATACCATTTCACTTTTATCACACACTTGTATCATGCAGCTCTAAGTTATACACCAAACTAGAAGCCTGTTGGGCTTGTTTGACATACAAAAGGCAGACTACATTTAATGTGTTGTCATTTGTGGGGTCAATCCAATGTCAACGTTTGATTTCCACAAACTTGCCTTGCAATTAACGACATTCATCCGATTATTGTCACATGAAAGTAACATTTGAGTAATCTAACAAACAAATATGTGGAGACTGCGAGTGGTGGTTGTAGAATACATTTGTGGATGTTGAATTATACCGCTTGGtggagccaaacacacacataaactatgGCACGCTGCACTGTCCTTCGACGCCTGATCCAAATGCTGGCCTAACACTTGATTTGCTATCTTACAATTTAATTAATTTTGTAA
Proteins encoded in this region:
- the LOC134460841 gene encoding trans-1,2-dihydrobenzene-1,2-diol dehydrogenase-like, whose amino-acid sequence is MATRWGICSAGKISHDFVVALKTLPASEHQVVAVAARDIIQSQNFAKKHGIPRVYGSYEELAKDPEIDVVYVGTIHPHHLSAGQLFMTAGRSVLIEKPLAMNAVEVAELISTAQNSNVFMMEGIWTRFFPVSVEIRRRLAAGEVGEVQMVHANLGAPLKHIPRLVERDLGGGAILDLGVYCLQFVLMAFDGEKPESVHAVGNDFSPGVDESMVIVLKFPGKRMAVCTCSISTMLTNDAVIQGSKGIIKVPDHMWCPTTVEVNGEVSEYPLPEPPMPLNFIHSAGLRYEAEEARRCLLQGLKECPVMSWSHSRVLADIMDEARRVMK